The following coding sequences are from one Anabas testudineus chromosome 16, fAnaTes1.2, whole genome shotgun sequence window:
- the bcan gene encoding brevican core protein: MNHRLGVLLPALLCAICLLVLPSSSTPDHESDDSKLVHVTIPVTTPVFAVLGGSLTLPCLVSLALPPPSPSTNGRHAVLSLPRVKWSILTHGREAEILVARGDRVRVSEAYKDRASLLNYAYSPADLTLRLENLRQNDTGFYRCEVQQGLEDADDVAQVKVKGVVFHYRDAFSRYAFTFSQSIEACEEIGARIASPEQLLAAYHSGYEQCDAGWLSDGSVRYPIQMPREGCFGDMDGLPGVRNYGLVEPDELYDVYCYVENIEGEVFHGSTHQRLTFWEAKAYCLSHGAELATTAQLYAAWNDGLNHCSPGWLADGSVRYPIVTPRERCGGGEPGVRTVYRYTNQTGFPEAYTRHDVYCFRSDNGPYTESPQDFLATEPEDIGQDIVFLTNPAQEEVSISEATAKGGEEQQHAQTANPVKQGPMQVQSPTLCYDKDPLLTVDLQSVTPPSDHQEQFPTKDTWEQMEKASYPESHLPAPEETPDTDHEESLTTSSPKTHGVVTVGDAFTAPTTNWTPEHHVSENDTLEMIVINVTSLTDANELFNSSLDVYQEGNLPVLQEDHTPSDHLQYVSETEPIYSSTSDVSREPEEATAGTVEVNLAVTTSPHVEEADVNSGEAENHPTEEGSGDEDPQNLTTQSSVSVDTFPTSELVSSNGSGYDPAQDPPGAVDSPPADRGDEDSNSTSGETAPDDTTDHSGHIQPAEIPTAEVVTVADDSDTSVDSPVLNNHLVTFLTSSLSGTLSPSVEIEASSPEIITFMPESNASSGTGPLEDIQGKLEQEGIGENPEIFLSKTPNNTDSDLEVNRKGSNQTQESDEGSGESSGEKAEIKPELLSTNPTLTTDHTSEGVDGDTGTSAPPSEVKVTLIPHQTPTPGWDPEPSSSAEPPVTEESGDVSKQQETTVEITTSSINAEPGSEGGGGEPGTDDPLTEICTWHPNKEEDTVQDMTIAAPTLFPGDFKEAQEEETAMAASLPAAEVSAARQEGLSDACLENPCLNGGTCVDGETTSCLCLPGYEGDMCQTDLDECEPGWDKFQGFCYHHFSKRLSWEAAEQHCRMCGGHLISVMTPEEQDYINDKYREYQWIGLNDKTIEGDFRWSDGNPLLYENWYKGQPDSYFLSGEDCAVMVWHDGGRWSDVPCNYHLSYTCKKGISSCAEPPVVPHAKVFGKKRLRYETNTKVRYYCEQGFVQKLNPVIKCLLSGQWEEPQITCVPAHSLEEDVVLVLHKQEDAAEVSFSATEKTAPEFWDIKWNV; encoded by the exons cCACAGACTGGGTGTGCTTCTACCTGCACTGCTGTGTGCCATCTGTCTCCTCGTCCTGCCGTCGTCCTCTACCCCCGACCACGAGTCAG ATGATTCAAAGCTTGTCCACGTCACCATTCCCGTCACCACACCTGTGTTTGCTGTACTGGGGGGCTCTCTGACGTTACCCTGCCTGGTGTCTCTGGCTCTGCCGCCGCCCTCCCCCTCCACCAACGGCCGCCATGCTGTGCTGTCTCTCCCCCGGGTCAAATGGAGTATACTGACTCACGGTCGAGAGGCGGAGATTCTGGTGGCCCGCGGCGACAGGGTGAGAGTCAGTGAGGCCTACAAAGACAGAGCCTCACTGCTCAATTACGCCTACTCCCCTGCCGACCTCACTCTGCGGCTGGAGAACCTGAGGCAGAACGACACCGGCTTCTACCGCTGCGAGGTGCAGCAGGGTCTGGAGGATGCAGACGATGTGGCTCAGGtgaaggtcaaag gggTGGTGTTTCATTATCGCGACGCATTCAGCCGGTATGCTTTCACCTTTTCACAGTCCATCGAGGCCTGCGAGGAGATCGGGGCTCGAATTGCCTCTCCAGAGCAGCTCCTGGCTGCATACCACAGCGGATACGAGCAGTGTGATGCAGGTTGGCTGTCTGACGGCTCAGTGAG ATATCCCATTCAGATGCCACGAGAGGGCTGTTTTGGAGACATGGATGGACTGCCAGGAGTGAGGAACTATGGGCTGGTAGAGCCTGATGAGCTTTATGACGTCTACTGCTATGTGGAGAATATTGAGG GTGAGGTGTTCCATGGCTCCACTCACCAGCGTTTGACCTTCTGGGAGGCCAAGGCCTACTGTCTGAGTCACGGGGCAGAGCTGGCCACCACAGCTCAGCTATACGCAGCCTGGAATGATGGACTGAATCATTGCAGTCCAGGATGGCTGGCAGATGGGAGTGTGCGGTACCCCATTGTCACCCCTAGAGAGCGCTGTGGAGGGGGCGAGCCTGGGGTCAGAACGGTCTATCGCTACACCAACCAGACGGGCTTCCCCGAGGCGTACACTCGGCATGACGTCTACTGCTTCAGAA GCGATAACGGCCCTTACACAGAATCTCCTCAGgattttcttgccactgagCCAGAGGACATTGGCCAGGACATTGTTTTCTTAACTAATCCAGCTCAGGAGGAGGTGAGCATTAGCGAGGCAACAGCAAAGGGGGGCGAAGAACAGCAGCATGCCCAGACTGCCAATCCTGTAAAGCAGGGCCCCATGCAAGTTCAGTCCCCAACACTGTGTTATGACAAGGACCCACTTCTCACAGTAGACCTTCAGTCCGTTACTCCTCCATCTGACCATCAAGAACAGTTTCCCACCAAAGATACCTGGGAGCAAATGGAGAAGGCCAGCTACCCAGAGTCTCATCTACCAGCACCTGAAGAAACCCCAGACACCGATCATGAAGAGTCTCTTACAACATCTTCTCCAAAGACACATGGTGTAGTAACTGTTGGTGATGCATTCACTGCACCTACAACTAACTGGACTCCAGAGCATCACGTTTCTGAGAATGACACATTGGAGATGATAGTGATTAATGTAACATCTTTAACTGATGCAAATGAACTGTTCAACAGTTCTTTAGATGTGTATCAGGAAGGTAATCTCCCTGTTTTGCAAGAGGACCACACTCCAAGCGACCACTTGCAATATGTCTCTGAAACTGAGCCGATATACTCCAGCACGTCTGATGTCTCACGAGAGCCCGAAGAGGCCACTGCCGGTACTGTTGAGGTTAATTTAGCAGTGACTACTTCACCCCATGTTGAGGAAGCAGATGTTAACTCCGGGGAAGCTGAGAACCATCCAACAGAAGAGGGGTCTGGAGATGAGGATCCACAAAACCTAACGACTCAGAGTTCGGTTAGTGTGGACACCTTTCCCACTTCTGAACTCGTCTCTTCGAATGGTTCAG gTTATGATCCTGCTCAAGACCCCCCAGGTGCAGTAGACTCCCCCCCAGCCGACCGTGGTGACGAGGATTCAAATAGCACGTCAGGGGAGACAGCACCAGATGATACGACCGACCACAGTGGTCACATCCAACCCGCTGAGATACCAACAGCAGAGGTCGTCACAGTCGCTGATGACTCTGACACCAGTGTAGATTCTCCTGTTCTAAACAATCATCTCGTCACTTTTCTGACATCCTCACTCTCTGGAACCTTGTCTCCTTCTGTGGAGATTGAAGCCAGCTCTCCAGAGATTATCACCTTCATGCCTGAGAGCAATGCTTCATCTGGGACTGGACCTCTGGAGGACATCCAGGGCAAACTTGAGCAAGAAGGAATAGGAGAAAACCCAGAAATATTTCTCAGTAAAACCCCAAATAACACAGACAGTGATTTGGAAGTGAACAGAAAAGGCAGTAATCAAACGCAGGAATCAGACGAGGGATCGGGTGAATCATCAGGAGAAAAAGCCGAAATAAAACCAGAACTTCTGTCGACAAATCCAACTCTGACAACGGACCACACATCTGAGGGAGTTGATGGAGACACTGGCACTAGTGCACCACCTTCAGAGGTAAAAGTCACACTGATCCCCCATCAAACTCCCACTCCTGGCTGGGACCCGGAGCCTTCTTCCAGTGCAGAGCCTCCTGTCACTGAGGAATCTGGCGATGTCTCGAAGCAGCAAGAAACTACGGTGGAGATCACCACCAGCAGCATTAATG CAGAACCTGGATcagaaggaggggggggggaacCCGGCACAGATGATCCCTTAACTGAAATATGCACGTGGCATCCAAACAAGGAGGAGGACACCGTTCAGGACATGACCATCGCTGCTCCCACCTTGTTCCCAGGCGATTTCAAAGAAGCACAGGAGGAAGAGACCGCCATGGCTGCCTCGCTGCCGGCTGCTGAAGTTTCTGCTGCGAGACAAGAAGGCCTTTCAG ACGCCTGTCTGGAGAACCCTTGTTTGAACGGAGGCACTTGTGTCGACGGTGAAACTACAAGCTGCCTTTGCCTGCCGGGTTATGAAGGAGACATGTGTCAGACAG aCCTGGACGAGTGTGAGCCGGGATGGGACAAGTTTCAGGGATTCTGTTATCATCACTTCAGTAAGCGGCTGAGTTGGGAGGCGGCTGAGCAGCACTGTCGGATGTGTGGCGGGCATCTGATTTCTGTCATGACCCCTGAAGAACAAGATTACATCAATG ACAAATACAGAGAATATCAGTGGATTGGGTTAAATGACAAAACCATCGAGGGAGATTTCCGCTGGTCGGATGGGAACCCTCTG CTCTATGAGAACTGGTATAAAGGGCAGCCGGACAGCTACTTCCTGTCTGGTGAGGACTGTGCTGTGATGGTGTGGCACGATGGCGGCCGCTGGAGCGATGTGCCGTGCAACTACCATCTGTCCTACACCTGCAAGAAAGGCATCT cttcctgtgCTGAGCCTCCCGTCGTTCCACACGCTAAGGTGTTCGGGAAGAAGCGGTTGCGTTATGAGACAAACACCAAGGTCCGGTACTACTGTGAACAGGGTTTTGTACAGAAACTGAATCCTGTAATCAAGTGCCTGCTCAGTGGCCAATGGGAGGAACCTCAAATTACCTGTGTGCCAG CCCATTCATTGGAAGAGGACGTTGTTCTTGTTCTTCACAAGCAGGAAGATGCCGCCGAGGTCTCTTTCTCtgccacagagaaaacagctccAGAGTTCTGGGACATTAAGTGGAACGTATGA